One window from the genome of Hoplias malabaricus isolate fHopMal1 chromosome X2, fHopMal1.hap1, whole genome shotgun sequence encodes:
- the LOC136676849 gene encoding histone H1-like, producing the protein MTETAPAPAAAPAKAPKKKSAAKPKKSGPSISDLIVKAVAASSERKGVSLAALKKALAGGGYDVEKNNARVKLALKTLVKKGALVQTKGTGASGSFKVSKKPATKKTVKKVVAKPKKPAAAKKSPAKAAKPKKAPAKAAKPKKAKTPKKVKKPAAKKAAKSPKKVKKPAAKKVAKSPKKVKTVKPKTTKAKAAKAKKTTKKK; encoded by the coding sequence ATGACAGAGACAGCCCCAGCTCCAGCCGCGGCGCCGGCTAAAGCACCCAAGAAGAAATCCGCAGCCAAGCCCAAGAAGTCCGGACCGAGTATTTCGGATCTGATCGTGAAAGCTGTGGCTGCGTCCAGTGAGCGGAAGGGAGTTTCTTTGGCCGCTTTGAAGAAAGCTCTTGCTGGTGGCGGATACGACGTTGAAAAAAACAATGCTCGGGTTAAACTAGCTCTTAAAACGCTGGTGAAGAAAGGAGCTCTGGTGCAAACGAAAGGAACTGGAGCATCTGGGTCCTTTAAAGTGAGCAAGAAACCCGCTACCAAAAAAACAGTCAAGAAAGTCGTCGCCAAGCCCAAGAAACCTGCCGCCGCCAAGAAGTCTCCAGCCAAAGCGGCCAAGCCCAAGAAAGCTCCGGCTAAAGCCGCCAAGCCCAAGAAGGCAAAGACACCCAAGAAAGTGAAGAAGCCCGCGGCCAAGAAAGCTGCTAAGAGTCCGAAAAAGGTGAAGAAGCCGGCGGCTAAGAAAGTGGCCAAAAGCCCCAAGAAGGTCAAAACCGTTAAGCCCAAAACGACCAAGGCTAAAGCGGCCAAGGCCAAGAAGACCACGAAGAAGAAGTAA